The following are encoded together in the Deinococcus soli (ex Cha et al. 2016) genome:
- the hisH gene encoding imidazole glycerol phosphate synthase subunit HisH: MSAPITEGRPEVLLLDYGAGNVRSAAKALERAGMTVRVSSDPADVPGARALVVPGQGHFRQVMDAFDTSGFRQPVLDAARGGTPILGICVGMQMLLEGSEEAPGVQGLGLIPGTVLRFQGDAQRKVPQMGWNSLDKVGDSPLLNDLACPAYAYFVHSYYVPLTVDVDAGAITEYGVPFWAAFSHGNLHATQFHPEKSGAVGLAILERFRRNVLAN; the protein is encoded by the coding sequence GTGAGCGCACCTATCACCGAGGGCCGCCCCGAGGTCCTGCTGCTCGACTACGGCGCCGGGAACGTCCGCAGCGCCGCCAAGGCCCTCGAACGCGCAGGCATGACCGTGCGCGTCAGCAGCGACCCCGCCGACGTGCCCGGCGCCCGCGCGCTGGTCGTGCCCGGACAGGGGCATTTCCGGCAGGTCATGGACGCCTTCGACACCAGCGGCTTCCGCCAGCCCGTCCTCGACGCTGCGCGGGGCGGCACGCCCATCCTGGGCATCTGCGTCGGCATGCAGATGCTCCTCGAGGGCAGCGAGGAAGCGCCCGGCGTGCAGGGCCTCGGCCTCATCCCCGGCACCGTCCTGCGCTTCCAGGGTGACGCGCAGCGCAAGGTGCCGCAGATGGGCTGGAACAGCCTCGACAAGGTCGGCGACAGCCCCCTGCTGAATGACCTCGCGTGCCCGGCGTATGCGTACTTCGTGCACTCCTACTACGTGCCCCTGACCGTGGACGTGGACGCCGGGGCGATCACCGAGTACGGCGTGCCCTTCTGGGCCGCGTTCAGCCACGGCAACCTCCACGCCACGCAGTTCCACCCGGAAAAAAGTGGCGCTGTCGGCCTCGCCATCCTCGAACGCTTCCGCCGCAACGTCTTGGCGAACTGA
- the hisB gene encoding imidazoleglycerol-phosphate dehydratase HisB, whose amino-acid sequence MSRTATVTRTTSETDITVTLDLDTTSYEHPQTGHGFLDHMLDALARHARIGLTVRAAGDLHIEPHHLIEDTGITLGQALRQALGDRKGIERYGSAFVPMDETLAHVVLDLSGRAHLAFEPETLNVWGDAGGMTHYHLREFLRGLCNHAGITLHVRLLAGREAHHVIEAIVKAVARALRDAVQVTSQTMPSTKGSL is encoded by the coding sequence ATGAGCCGCACGGCCACCGTCACCCGAACCACCAGCGAAACGGACATCACCGTCACGCTCGACCTCGACACGACCAGCTACGAGCACCCCCAGACCGGGCACGGCTTCCTGGACCACATGCTTGACGCCCTGGCCCGCCACGCCCGCATCGGCCTGACGGTGCGCGCTGCGGGCGACCTGCACATCGAACCGCACCACCTGATCGAGGACACCGGCATCACCCTCGGGCAGGCCCTCAGGCAGGCCCTCGGGGACCGCAAGGGCATCGAACGGTACGGCAGCGCCTTCGTCCCCATGGACGAAACGCTCGCACACGTCGTCCTCGACCTGTCGGGCCGCGCGCACCTCGCCTTCGAACCCGAGACGCTGAACGTCTGGGGCGACGCGGGCGGCATGACCCACTACCACCTGCGCGAATTCCTGCGCGGCCTGTGCAACCACGCGGGCATCACCCTGCACGTCCGCCTCCTCGCGGGCCGCGAGGCGCACCACGTCATCGAGGCCATCGTGAAAGCCGTCGCGCGCGCCCTGCGGGACGCCGTGCAGGTCACCTCCCAGACCATGCCCAGCACCAAGGGCAGCCTGTGA
- the ddrA gene encoding single-stranded DNA-binding protein DdrA: MKLSDVQKRLQAPFPAHMVAWKPAAFNRDRSRALMLAHIDARAVQDRLDAICPDAWSFEIEVVPGTRQPTVKGRLTVLGVTREDIGEAPEGDLGTLKAASSDALKRCAVHFGIGRYLYDLPKTWADWDDAKRAPTQTPELPDWARPDHERTPGGAHLMQAMEQLRYELPEDLDLQREVYKHLKAALGSLHPAPPQPTPQHPGRAA, translated from the coding sequence ATGAAACTGAGCGATGTTCAGAAACGACTTCAGGCCCCGTTTCCCGCTCACATGGTGGCGTGGAAACCAGCGGCCTTCAACCGGGACCGCAGCCGCGCGCTGATGCTGGCGCACATCGACGCCCGCGCGGTGCAGGACCGCCTGGACGCCATCTGCCCCGACGCCTGGAGTTTCGAGATCGAGGTTGTCCCCGGCACCCGCCAGCCCACCGTGAAGGGCCGCCTGACCGTCCTGGGCGTCACCCGCGAGGACATCGGCGAGGCCCCCGAGGGCGACCTGGGCACCCTCAAAGCAGCCAGCAGCGACGCCCTGAAACGCTGCGCCGTGCACTTCGGCATCGGCCGGTACCTTTACGACCTGCCCAAGACCTGGGCCGACTGGGACGACGCCAAGCGCGCGCCCACGCAGACGCCTGAACTGCCCGACTGGGCCCGCCCGGACCACGAGCGCACGCCCGGCGGCGCGCACCTGATGCAGGCCATGGAGCAGCTGCGCTACGAACTGCCCGAGGATCTGGACCTTCAACGCGAGGTGTACAAGCACCTGAAGGCCGCGCTGGGCAGCCTGCACCCCGCCCCGCCGCAGCCCACGCCCCAGCACCCTGGACGGGCCGCGTGA
- a CDS encoding methyltransferase domain-containing protein, whose amino-acid sequence MTWNPDQYHLFREARSAPVRDLHALIPDQAYDSVIDLGCGTGEHTLTLARRFPQAQVTGLDQSAEMLERAQAQQAPNLRFQQGDLGSLDDTYDLIHANASLQWVPDHPALLAHLWTHLRPGGVLAAQVPANHDHPSHRLLTDTALDFQDELGGYARFGTAHGASPVLPPAHYAELLDELGGVDITALSKVYPVLLSGADGLIDWTRGTALVPYLSRLTDDGQQRFLAAYRERLHAAYPGGRVYYAFTRTLFTARRPA is encoded by the coding sequence ATGACGTGGAACCCCGACCAGTACCACCTCTTCCGCGAGGCCCGCAGCGCCCCCGTCCGCGACCTGCACGCCCTGATCCCCGATCAGGCCTACGACAGCGTCATCGACCTGGGCTGCGGCACGGGCGAACACACCCTCACGCTCGCGCGGCGCTTCCCACAGGCGCAGGTCACCGGCCTCGACCAGAGCGCCGAGATGCTGGAGCGGGCCCAGGCGCAGCAGGCCCCCAACCTCCGATTTCAGCAGGGCGACCTGGGCAGCCTGGACGACACGTACGACCTGATCCACGCGAACGCCTCGCTGCAGTGGGTGCCGGACCACCCCGCGCTGCTCGCGCACCTGTGGACCCACCTGCGCCCCGGCGGCGTACTGGCCGCGCAGGTGCCCGCCAATCACGACCACCCCAGTCACCGCCTCCTGACCGACACCGCGCTGGACTTTCAGGACGAACTGGGCGGGTACGCCCGCTTCGGCACCGCGCACGGCGCGTCCCCGGTCCTTCCCCCTGCCCACTACGCGGAACTGCTCGACGAACTGGGCGGCGTGGATATCACCGCCCTCAGCAAGGTCTACCCCGTCCTGCTGAGCGGCGCGGACGGTCTGATCGACTGGACGAGAGGCACTGCCCTCGTCCCGTACCTCAGCCGCCTGACCGACGACGGGCAGCAGCGCTTCCTGGCTGCCTACCGCGAACGCCTCCACGCCGCCTATCCCGGCGGGCGCGTGTACTACGCCTTCACCCGCACGCTGTTCACCGCGCGCCGGCCCGCCTGA
- the hrpB gene encoding ATP-dependent helicase HrpB, whose translation MKLPIEEVTGEVRAALAAHPLVVVQAPPGAGKSTGLPLALLDEPWLAGQGVVMLQPRRVAARAVASRLAEGLGEEVGGTVGYRVRFDSRVSAATRLEVVTEGILTRRLQRDPELSGVGLVILDEFHERSLNADLALALLREVQGALRDDLRVLVMSATLDPALPGRLGAPLVESAGRAYPVEVRYLPTDPVGRVEELVARQVRAALDAEPGDVLAFLPGVREIRAAAALLPDVDAVVLPLYGDLPVREQARALRPDPDGRRKVVLATSIAETSLTIDGVRVVVDGGLSRTQAFDPATGLTRMVTGRVTRDAATQRAGRAGRTAPGVAYRLWSERTQPLLPAARPPEVLDSDLAPLTLELAQWGVTDPATLHWLDVPPERRVQTARGVLRDLGALDDVGRVTPEGARLLDFPTHPRVAHLLTAPGDPALAADVAALLEERDPLPNGSGADLTDRVRALRSWRRKDGGGGDVAVLERTERLSRQWRTLLKVRADDRDPDPFAVGALVARAYPERAALAREETSGQRRGRFLLAGGQGAALPEGDALAGARALAVAHLDAAQAEGRIFLAAPLDAAALDAGAAWVDAVRWDTRTGTLVAQRERRFGALVLETRPLRDLPAAARVDALAAAIRDEGLHLLTFSPDAQALRDRVESVRFWRPEEDWPDLSDAALLGTLEDWLGPHLDSVRSRDDLGRMNLLPALQAQLPWPLPARLDELAPTHLTVPTGSRIRLTYRPGEAPILAVKLQELFGLADTPAVNEGRTPVLLHLLSPAGRPVQVTQDLRSFWNSSYFEVRKDLRGRYPKHPWPDDPWTHAPMKGTKKRGV comes from the coding sequence GTGAAGTTGCCGATCGAGGAGGTCACGGGGGAGGTGCGCGCGGCGCTCGCGGCGCATCCCCTGGTGGTCGTGCAGGCCCCGCCGGGCGCGGGCAAGAGTACGGGGTTGCCGCTGGCGCTGCTGGACGAGCCGTGGCTGGCCGGGCAGGGCGTCGTGATGCTCCAGCCCCGGCGGGTCGCGGCCCGCGCGGTGGCGTCCAGGCTGGCCGAGGGCCTGGGCGAGGAGGTCGGCGGCACGGTCGGGTACCGCGTGCGTTTCGATTCGCGCGTGTCGGCCGCGACGCGGCTGGAGGTCGTCACCGAGGGCATCCTGACCCGCCGCCTGCAACGCGACCCGGAACTGTCCGGCGTGGGGCTGGTGATCCTGGACGAGTTCCATGAGCGCAGCCTGAACGCCGATCTGGCGCTGGCGCTGCTGCGCGAGGTGCAGGGCGCGCTGCGGGACGACCTGCGGGTGCTGGTCATGAGTGCCACGCTGGACCCGGCGCTGCCCGGACGGCTGGGCGCGCCCCTGGTCGAGAGCGCGGGCCGGGCCTACCCGGTGGAGGTCCGGTACCTGCCCACCGACCCGGTGGGGCGCGTGGAGGAGCTGGTGGCGCGGCAGGTGCGCGCCGCGCTGGACGCCGAACCGGGGGACGTGCTGGCGTTCCTGCCCGGCGTGCGCGAGATCCGCGCGGCGGCCGCGCTGCTGCCTGACGTGGACGCCGTGGTGCTGCCCCTGTACGGCGACCTGCCGGTGCGCGAGCAGGCGCGCGCGCTGCGTCCCGACCCGGATGGGCGGCGCAAGGTGGTCCTGGCGACCAGCATCGCCGAGACGTCCCTGACCATCGACGGCGTGCGCGTCGTGGTGGACGGCGGCCTGAGCCGCACGCAAGCGTTCGACCCGGCGACCGGCCTGACCCGCATGGTCACGGGCCGCGTCACGCGCGACGCCGCCACGCAGCGCGCGGGCCGCGCGGGCCGCACCGCGCCCGGCGTCGCGTACCGCCTCTGGAGTGAACGGACGCAGCCGCTGCTGCCCGCCGCGCGTCCGCCGGAGGTGCTGGACTCGGACCTCGCGCCACTGACGCTGGAACTCGCGCAGTGGGGCGTGACCGACCCCGCGACCCTCCACTGGCTGGACGTGCCCCCGGAACGCCGCGTGCAGACCGCGCGGGGCGTGCTGCGGGACCTGGGCGCGCTGGATGACGTGGGCCGCGTGACGCCGGAGGGCGCGCGCCTGCTGGACTTCCCCACGCACCCGCGCGTGGCGCACCTCCTGACCGCGCCGGGTGACCCCGCGCTGGCGGCGGACGTGGCGGCGCTGCTGGAGGAACGCGACCCCCTGCCCAACGGGTCCGGCGCGGACCTGACCGACCGGGTGCGTGCCCTGCGCTCCTGGCGCCGCAAGGACGGGGGCGGAGGAGATGTTGCCGTGCTGGAGCGGACCGAGCGGCTGTCCCGCCAGTGGCGCACCCTCCTGAAGGTCCGCGCCGACGACCGGGACCCCGACCCGTTCGCGGTGGGCGCGCTGGTCGCCCGCGCGTACCCGGAACGCGCCGCGCTGGCCCGCGAGGAGACCAGCGGCCAGCGCCGGGGCCGCTTCCTGCTCGCGGGCGGGCAGGGCGCCGCGCTGCCCGAGGGGGACGCCCTGGCCGGAGCGCGCGCCCTGGCCGTCGCGCACCTCGACGCCGCGCAGGCGGAGGGCCGGATCTTCCTGGCCGCCCCCCTTGATGCGGCTGCGCTGGACGCCGGGGCCGCGTGGGTGGACGCCGTGCGCTGGGACACCCGCACCGGCACCCTCGTCGCGCAGCGGGAACGGCGTTTCGGCGCGCTTGTCCTTGAAACGCGGCCCCTGCGGGACCTGCCGGCCGCCGCCCGCGTGGACGCTCTGGCCGCTGCGATCCGGGACGAGGGCCTGCACCTCCTGACCTTCAGCCCCGACGCGCAGGCACTGCGCGACCGCGTGGAATCCGTGCGGTTCTGGAGGCCTGAGGAAGACTGGCCGGACCTGAGCGACGCCGCGCTGCTCGGCACCCTGGAGGACTGGCTGGGCCCGCACCTGGACAGCGTGCGCAGCCGCGACGACCTGGGGCGCATGAACCTCCTCCCGGCCCTGCAGGCGCAGCTGCCCTGGCCCCTCCCAGCCCGGCTGGACGAACTGGCGCCCACCCACCTGACCGTCCCCACCGGCAGCCGCATCCGCCTCACGTACCGCCCCGGCGAGGCCCCCATCCTGGCCGTGAAGTTGCAGGAACTGTTCGGCCTGGCCGACACGCCCGCCGTGAACGAGGGCCGCACGCCCGTGCTGCTGCACCTGCTCTCGCCCGCCGGGCGGCCCGTGCAGGTCACGCAGGACCTGAGGTCGTTCTGGAACTCCTCGTACTTCGAGGTCCGCAAGGACCTGCGCGGCCGCTACCCCAAACACCCCTGGCCGGACGATCCCTGGACGCACGCCCCCATGAAAGGCACCAAGAAACGCGGCGTGTGA
- a CDS encoding aldo/keto reductase, giving the protein MQMRTLGHSGLTVSVVGLGCNNFGGRLDQAGTTAVVRRALDAGITLFDTADIYGNRGGSEELLGRALGAERANIVLASKFGMDMGDGKGGARPAYIREALHASLRRLGTDHLDLYQLHTPDPQTPIEDTLGTLNDLVQEGLVRAIGVSNMPAADVRAADALARQHGWAHFTSCQDEHSLLVRDVETDLIPAMRDLNLGLLPYFPLASGLLTGKYRAGADLPAGARITGSQGAQDRYLTERNWAVVEDLRAFAEGRGHTLLDLAFSWLLSFDVTSSVIAGATKPEQIDANVGAASWILTPEELAEVDRITTR; this is encoded by the coding sequence ATGCAAATGCGAACGCTGGGACACAGCGGCCTGACCGTGTCGGTCGTCGGGCTGGGCTGCAACAACTTCGGGGGACGGCTGGATCAGGCGGGCACGACGGCCGTGGTGCGCCGCGCGCTGGACGCCGGGATCACGCTGTTCGATACCGCCGACATCTACGGCAACCGCGGCGGCAGCGAGGAGCTGCTGGGCCGCGCGCTGGGCGCCGAGCGGGCGAACATCGTCCTGGCCAGCAAGTTCGGCATGGACATGGGTGACGGGAAGGGGGGCGCGCGGCCCGCGTACATCCGCGAGGCGCTGCACGCCAGCCTGCGCCGCCTCGGGACCGATCATCTGGACCTGTACCAGCTGCACACCCCGGACCCGCAGACGCCCATCGAGGACACGCTGGGCACCCTGAACGACCTGGTGCAGGAGGGCCTCGTGCGCGCCATAGGCGTAAGCAACATGCCCGCCGCCGACGTGCGCGCCGCCGACGCCCTGGCCCGGCAGCACGGCTGGGCGCACTTCACGTCCTGCCAGGACGAGCACAGCCTGCTCGTGCGGGACGTCGAAACTGACCTGATTCCCGCCATGCGCGACCTGAACCTGGGCCTGCTGCCGTACTTCCCGCTGGCCAGCGGCCTCCTGACCGGCAAGTACCGCGCCGGGGCCGACCTGCCCGCCGGGGCGCGCATCACCGGCAGCCAGGGCGCCCAGGACCGCTACCTGACCGAACGGAACTGGGCGGTCGTGGAGGACCTGCGCGCCTTCGCGGAAGGGCGGGGGCACACGCTGCTGGACCTCGCGTTCAGCTGGCTGCTGTCGTTCGACGTGACGAGCAGCGTGATCGCCGGGGCCACGAAACCCGAGCAGATCGACGCGAACGTGGGCGCGGCCAGCTGGATCCTCACGCCCGAGGAGCTGGCCGAGGTGGACCGCATCACGACCCGCTGA
- a CDS encoding rhomboid family intramembrane serine protease, whose product MRAPPTRPPSAPRATSLGRAAGITAALIAGLWVQESADQLVFQGQLDQFGIEPRSPGTFWHVLTAPFLHVDFGHLIANTVPLAVLTFMSALRGVARFLAALLLIVLIGGGLVWLLGRGGSVHLGASELVFGLLAYLLGVGWWERTPLAIGVAVAAFLLYGGILWGVLPANPAVSWEAHLFGFVGGLIAAAILHQKRPPARPTSSFPR is encoded by the coding sequence ATGCGCGCCCCACCAACCCGGCCTCCCTCCGCCCCGCGCGCCACCAGTCTGGGCCGCGCCGCCGGGATCACCGCCGCCCTGATCGCGGGCCTGTGGGTGCAGGAGAGCGCCGATCAGCTGGTGTTCCAGGGGCAGCTGGACCAGTTCGGCATCGAGCCGCGCTCGCCGGGTACGTTCTGGCACGTCCTGACCGCGCCGTTCCTGCACGTGGACTTCGGGCACCTGATCGCGAACACCGTGCCGCTGGCCGTCCTGACGTTCATGAGCGCCCTGCGCGGCGTGGCGCGGTTCCTGGCGGCGCTGCTGCTGATCGTCCTGATCGGCGGCGGACTGGTGTGGCTGCTCGGCCGGGGCGGCAGCGTGCATCTGGGCGCCAGTGAACTGGTGTTCGGGCTGCTCGCGTACCTGCTGGGGGTGGGCTGGTGGGAACGCACCCCTCTGGCCATCGGCGTGGCCGTGGCGGCCTTCCTGCTGTACGGCGGTATCCTCTGGGGCGTGCTCCCGGCGAACCCGGCGGTGTCGTGGGAGGCGCACCTGTTCGGCTTCGTGGGCGGCCTGATCGCCGCGGCGATCCTCCACCAGAAACGGCCCCCGGCGCGCCCCACGTCCAGCTTCCCGCGCTGA
- a CDS encoding DUF1775 domain-containing protein — protein sequence MFNLKAVLPLAAALFLSVAGAHATVRTETGLTESAAGKSETYRLNVPTEKEIATTQIRLVVPAGVVISRFQVTPGFTRTVKKDAAGLVTEVVWKGRVAPMEYARFFFQAKNPAAAGEVVWKVYQTYSDGSVVAWDDTNPAEGPASRTTVK from the coding sequence ATGTTCAACCTGAAAGCTGTCCTGCCCCTGGCCGCCGCCCTGTTCCTGTCTGTCGCGGGGGCGCACGCCACCGTCCGCACCGAGACCGGCCTGACCGAATCCGCCGCCGGGAAAAGCGAGACGTACCGCCTGAACGTCCCCACCGAGAAGGAGATCGCCACCACCCAGATCCGCCTCGTGGTGCCCGCCGGGGTCGTGATCAGCCGCTTCCAGGTCACGCCCGGGTTCACGCGCACCGTGAAGAAGGACGCGGCTGGCCTCGTGACCGAGGTCGTCTGGAAGGGCCGCGTGGCGCCCATGGAGTACGCCCGCTTCTTCTTCCAGGCGAAGAACCCGGCCGCGGCGGGTGAGGTCGTCTGGAAGGTCTACCAGACGTACAGCGACGGCAGCGTCGTCGCGTGGGACGACACGAACCCCGCCGAAGGACCGGCCAGCAGGACCACCGTCAAGTAA
- a CDS encoding copper resistance CopC family protein has product MKKILPLLTALTLSVAAAHTAVSGVTPALNAAVTAPKTVTLAFSEPVELRFSTFRVMAVPAGVTVAEAARRALAEKPDSVMLANQPVRLSGAAARLALTLKPRLKPGHYVIAWKILSEDGHPVTGSSTFRVR; this is encoded by the coding sequence GTGAAGAAGATCCTGCCCCTGCTGACTGCCCTGACCCTGTCCGTGGCTGCGGCCCACACCGCCGTGTCGGGCGTGACCCCGGCCCTGAACGCGGCCGTGACCGCTCCGAAGACCGTGACCCTGGCGTTCAGCGAACCTGTCGAACTGCGTTTCTCGACGTTCCGCGTGATGGCGGTCCCGGCGGGCGTGACGGTGGCCGAGGCCGCGCGGCGCGCCCTGGCCGAGAAGCCCGACTCGGTGATGCTGGCGAATCAGCCTGTCAGGTTGAGCGGCGCGGCGGCCCGGCTGGCCCTGACCCTGAAGCCGCGGCTGAAACCCGGTCACTACGTGATCGCCTGGAAGATCCTCTCAGAGGACGGGCATCCTGTGACGGGCAGCAGTACCTTCCGGGTCCGCTGA
- a CDS encoding isocitrate/isopropylmalate dehydrogenase family protein, with protein sequence MAKYRICLIEGDGIGHEVIPATRRVLDAAGFDAEYVHAEAGYEYYLDHGTSVPQATYDAVENTHATLFGAATSPSGEKPAGFFGAIRHLRQKYGLYANVRPTKTRPVPGAYENVDLVIVRENTQGLYVEQERRYGDTAIADTVITKDASDRIGKFAADLAMKRGKRLTVVHKANVLPVTQGLFLNTILDHAKTVDGLSTSTMIVDNAAMQLVRNPQQFDVMVMTNMFGDILSDLAAGLVGGLGIAASGNVGDKFGIFESVHGSAPDIAGQGISNPTATILAAVLMLDHIGDHETARRLDNAVNKVLVEGPRTRDLGGTAGTEEFTNAVIAALA encoded by the coding sequence ATGGCGAAATATCGCATCTGCTTGATTGAAGGCGACGGGATCGGCCACGAAGTGATCCCCGCGACCCGCCGCGTCCTCGACGCCGCCGGCTTCGACGCTGAGTACGTCCACGCCGAGGCCGGGTACGAGTACTACCTCGACCACGGCACCAGCGTCCCCCAGGCGACGTACGACGCCGTCGAGAACACCCACGCGACCCTGTTCGGCGCGGCCACCAGCCCCAGCGGCGAGAAACCCGCCGGGTTCTTCGGCGCGATCCGTCACCTGCGCCAGAAGTACGGCCTGTACGCCAACGTGCGCCCCACCAAGACCCGCCCCGTGCCCGGCGCGTACGAGAACGTCGACCTCGTGATCGTCCGCGAGAACACCCAGGGCCTGTACGTCGAGCAGGAGCGCCGCTACGGCGACACCGCCATTGCCGACACGGTCATCACGAAAGACGCCAGCGACCGCATCGGCAAGTTCGCCGCGGACCTCGCCATGAAGCGTGGCAAGCGTCTGACGGTCGTGCACAAGGCCAACGTGCTGCCCGTCACGCAGGGCCTGTTCCTGAACACCATTCTCGACCACGCCAAGACGGTGGACGGCCTCAGCACCAGCACCATGATCGTGGACAACGCCGCCATGCAGCTCGTGCGCAACCCCCAGCAGTTCGACGTGATGGTCATGACGAACATGTTCGGTGACATCCTCTCCGACCTCGCCGCCGGTCTGGTCGGCGGCCTGGGCATCGCCGCGAGCGGGAACGTCGGCGACAAGTTCGGCATCTTCGAGTCGGTGCACGGCTCGGCACCCGACATCGCCGGTCAGGGCATCAGCAACCCCACCGCGACCATCCTCGCGGCCGTCCTGATGCTCGACCACATCGGCGACCACGAGACGGCCCGCCGCCTCGACAACGCCGTGAACAAGGTTCTCGTCGAGGGCCCCCGCACCCGCGACCTCGGCGGCACCGCCGGGACCGAGGAGTTCACGAACGCCGTCATCGCCGCCCTGGCGTAA
- a CDS encoding NADP-dependent oxidoreductase, protein MTTSREVQLAARPVGAPRDSDFNLVDLTLAAPAAGQIQVRNLYLTVDPYMRGRMNDTKSYAAPFAIGETMTGGAVGVVTHSEDASVPVGAHVLHDQGWRTHANIDARRVKVLPELPGVPFSAYLGVLGMPGLTAYAGLLRVAEFRAGDVVFVSGAAGAVGSAVGQIARLKGASRVIGSAGSADKVRHLVDDLRFDAAFNYKGGPVAEGLKAAAPDGIDVYFDNVGGEHLEAAIGSMRVQGRAALCGMISMYNATEPTPAPRNLVQIIGKQLTLRGFLVTPHYDLFDTFAQEVGGWIASGELKFDETVVEGIDGTPAAFMGLLRGQNTGKMIVKL, encoded by the coding sequence ATGACGACCTCACGCGAAGTGCAACTCGCCGCCCGTCCCGTCGGCGCCCCCAGGGACAGCGACTTCAACCTCGTGGACCTGACGCTGGCCGCGCCCGCCGCCGGGCAGATCCAGGTCCGCAACCTCTACCTGACGGTCGATCCGTACATGCGGGGCCGCATGAACGACACCAAGAGCTACGCCGCGCCCTTCGCCATCGGCGAGACCATGACCGGCGGCGCGGTGGGCGTCGTCACGCACAGCGAGGACGCCAGCGTACCGGTCGGCGCGCACGTCCTCCACGACCAGGGCTGGCGCACCCACGCCAACATCGACGCCAGGCGCGTGAAGGTGCTGCCGGAACTGCCCGGCGTGCCCTTCAGCGCGTACCTGGGCGTGCTGGGCATGCCCGGCCTGACCGCATACGCGGGCCTGCTGCGCGTGGCGGAATTCAGGGCTGGCGACGTGGTGTTCGTGTCGGGCGCCGCCGGAGCCGTGGGCAGCGCCGTCGGGCAGATCGCCCGCCTGAAGGGCGCCTCGCGCGTGATTGGCAGCGCGGGCAGCGCCGATAAGGTCCGTCACCTCGTGGATGACCTGCGCTTCGACGCGGCCTTCAACTACAAAGGCGGTCCGGTCGCCGAGGGGTTGAAAGCCGCCGCGCCCGACGGGATCGACGTCTACTTCGACAACGTCGGCGGCGAGCACCTGGAGGCCGCCATCGGCAGCATGCGTGTGCAGGGCCGCGCCGCCCTCTGCGGCATGATCAGCATGTACAACGCCACCGAACCCACCCCCGCGCCCCGCAACCTCGTGCAGATCATCGGCAAGCAGCTCACGCTGCGCGGTTTCCTCGTCACGCCCCACTACGACCTGTTCGACACCTTCGCGCAGGAAGTCGGCGGCTGGATCGCCAGCGGCGAACTGAAATTCGACGAGACCGTCGTCGAGGGCATCGATGGGACGCCCGCCGCGTTCATGGGCCTGCTGCGGGGCCAGAACACCGGCAAGATGATCGTCAAACTGTAA